In Candidatus Thermoplasmatota archaeon, the following proteins share a genomic window:
- a CDS encoding DUF429 domain-containing protein has protein sequence MAHKTVGIDLAGREKNPTGMCTINGKDVSFSTLYLDKDIIEYANDTAPDIISVDAPLMEGEIRIREGDKELKKYGAMPLTMPSMRELCLRGRRIVKSLNAQVIEVFPTASAKILGFYRKNYRETASILKIKVKNKHELDAYIAALTGILYLQGKTVKAGEIVIPTKPF, from the coding sequence ATGGCACATAAAACAGTTGGCATAGATTTGGCGGGCAGGGAGAAAAACCCGACGGGAATGTGCACCATAAACGGAAAAGATGTATCATTCTCTACCCTTTATTTAGACAAGGATATAATCGAATATGCAAATGATACCGCACCAGATATAATTTCGGTAGATGCTCCATTAATGGAAGGCGAAATAAGGATAAGAGAGGGCGATAAAGAGTTAAAGAAATACGGTGCCATGCCCCTGACGATGCCATCTATGCGAGAATTATGTCTGAGAGGAAGAAGGATTGTAAAATCGCTCAATGCTCAGGTTATAGAAGTTTTTCCTACTGCAAGTGCAAAAATACTCGGATTTTACAGGAAAAATTACAGGGAAACGGCATCTATTCTAAAAATAAAAGTGAAGAATAAACACGAGTTGGATGCGTACATAGCGGCCCTGACCGGCATACTCTATTTGCAGGGGAAGACCGTAAAAGCTGGAGAAATCGTGATACCAACAAAACCTTTTTAG
- the glmM gene encoding phosphoglucosamine mutase: MKNKLFAANDTKLFCTNYFVFAINFYNLLHYFIMSRLFGTNGVRGVTNKDMTVELALKLGKSIGTFFKGDIVIGADTRTSNEMLEDAVIAGLLSTGCNVFDAGMISSPALQYHVKESDKKGGVIITASHNPPEFNGIKVIDGDGTELGKEKEDKIEDIYFNEKWGAAEWNKIGNVYKIEATETYIDAVLSKVDVDAIKRKGFTVVLDCGNGAGCVAEPYILSKLGCRVITLNAHPDGTFPGRNAEPIKENVGELMNMVRECGADAGIAYDGDADRAIFIDERGEYVYGDKTLAIISAYMVERKGGKIVTPVSTSSCVEELVRKKGGEIVYTRVGSPIVARKMIEIDATFGGEENGGLIFPSHQYCRDGGMASAAILEIMALKDKKLSELAKEVPEYHLVKIKVKCDSKKKQEIMDAFIKNEDGNVDLTDGAKIYLKDAWVLVRPSGTEPIIRIYAEGKEIETARRLANEYKEKLERVIAELK, translated from the coding sequence ATGAAAAATAAATTGTTTGCCGCCAATGATACCAAACTTTTTTGCACAAATTATTTTGTTTTCGCCATAAATTTTTATAATTTACTGCATTACTTCATTATGTCCCGTCTGTTTGGAACAAACGGCGTTCGAGGCGTTACCAATAAAGATATGACTGTAGAACTTGCCCTAAAATTGGGCAAATCGATAGGAACTTTTTTTAAAGGAGATATTGTCATCGGAGCGGATACAAGAACTTCAAATGAAATGCTCGAAGATGCTGTAATCGCTGGTTTGCTCTCCACTGGCTGCAATGTTTTTGATGCCGGCATGATTTCGTCTCCTGCGTTGCAGTATCACGTAAAAGAAAGCGATAAAAAAGGCGGGGTGATAATTACCGCTTCACACAACCCCCCTGAATTTAATGGAATAAAAGTTATCGATGGAGATGGGACCGAGCTTGGAAAAGAGAAAGAAGATAAAATAGAGGACATATATTTCAACGAGAAATGGGGAGCAGCGGAATGGAATAAGATAGGTAATGTATACAAAATAGAGGCAACTGAAACATATATAGATGCCGTTCTATCGAAAGTGGATGTGGATGCAATAAAAAGAAAGGGTTTTACGGTTGTGCTCGACTGCGGTAACGGAGCAGGATGTGTTGCAGAACCATACATCCTATCAAAACTTGGATGCAGGGTTATTACGCTAAATGCCCATCCGGATGGAACATTTCCCGGCAGAAATGCTGAGCCAATAAAAGAAAACGTTGGAGAGCTAATGAACATGGTTAGGGAATGTGGGGCAGATGCTGGAATAGCATATGATGGTGATGCCGACAGGGCAATCTTTATTGATGAGAGAGGAGAGTATGTTTATGGGGACAAAACTCTTGCAATCATCTCTGCATATATGGTAGAGAGAAAGGGAGGAAAAATTGTTACACCTGTCTCCACATCAAGCTGCGTTGAAGAACTTGTTAGGAAGAAAGGCGGGGAGATAGTATATACACGGGTTGGCTCTCCTATTGTAGCACGGAAGATGATTGAAATTGATGCAACATTTGGTGGGGAAGAAAACGGCGGGCTGATTTTTCCCAGCCATCAGTACTGCAGGGACGGAGGAATGGCATCGGCTGCAATACTGGAAATCATGGCATTGAAAGATAAAAAGCTATCAGAACTGGCAAAAGAAGTGCCCGAATATCATCTTGTCAAGATAAAGGTAAAATGCGATAGTAAAAAAAAGCAGGAAATCATGGATGCTTTCATAAAAAATGAGGATGGCAATGTCGATTTGACAGACGGAGCGAAGATTTATCTGAAAGATGCATGGGTTTTGGTACGCCCGTCGGGAACGGAGCCGATTATACGAATTTATGCTGAAGGAAAGGAAATAGAAACTGCCCGTAGACTGGCAAACGAATACAAAGAGAAATTAGAAAGGGTAATAGCAGAGCTGAAGTGA
- the radB gene encoding DNA repair and recombination protein RadB, which translates to MEYERMPIGCKPLDELLGGGIERGIITEMYGEGGTGKTNICIQAARNCASAGKRVVFIDTEGISKERLFQICSNDKAIAEKILFFSPYSLEEQEEMVEKAIKIDSGLIILDSVNLYYRLGVEGDEGGATRSLTRQLVNLQIAARKRHIPVIVTAQVYSVGDEVKPFGGRSIDHMAKTAICLDKIEGKRSDGKEGRVATLMKHRSQPEGKKEKFLITSRGVE; encoded by the coding sequence GTGGAATATGAAAGGATGCCCATAGGCTGCAAACCGCTGGATGAACTCTTGGGAGGAGGAATTGAAAGAGGAATCATAACCGAGATGTACGGGGAAGGCGGGACAGGTAAAACAAATATATGCATCCAGGCAGCAAGAAATTGCGCTTCTGCTGGTAAAAGGGTTGTTTTTATAGATACGGAGGGGATATCAAAAGAAAGGCTCTTTCAGATATGCAGCAATGACAAGGCGATTGCGGAGAAAATACTATTTTTTTCGCCTTACTCTTTAGAAGAGCAGGAAGAAATGGTTGAAAAAGCGATTAAGATAGATTCAGGATTGATAATACTTGATAGCGTGAATCTCTACTACCGCCTTGGCGTGGAAGGAGACGAAGGAGGGGCAACCCGCTCTCTTACCAGGCAGCTCGTAAATCTCCAGATAGCGGCCCGTAAGAGGCACATACCCGTCATCGTGACAGCCCAGGTATATTCTGTCGGAGATGAGGTAAAACCATTTGGCGGAAGAAGCATAGACCATATGGCAAAGACGGCTATATGTCTTGATAAAATAGAAGGAAAAAGGAGCGATGGAAAGGAGGGAAGAGTTGCAACACTTATGAAACACCGCTCTCAGCCCGAAGGAAAAAAAGAAAAGTTTTTGATTACATCCAGAGGAGTGGAGTGA
- a CDS encoding GTPase: MDIDEEIKKIEEEIKNTKYNKATQHHIGKLKAKIACLRDKKLKQKGGKGGAGFGVKKSGDATIGIVGFPSVGKSTLINRLTNAESKIGSYDFTTTSVIPGVMEYGGCKIQILDLPGIIYGASEGKGEGRRIISIARAADLLLIMVDAGDLSQLDFIRNELWLSGIRINQKPPNVTIKKKDRGGISIELSRKAKIDCETAKNIAQEYLINADIVIRENVDEERLIDALSGNRVYIPSIVAINKIDMSRKGKINIARDDRTVLISAKTGFGIEELKEKIFNTLTLVRVYMKPEGKGADMKHPLVLKKGAKIEDVCRKIHREFVKNFRYAAVWGPSASFPGQRVGMNHKVEDGDIITIATR, from the coding sequence GTGGATATCGACGAGGAGATAAAAAAAATCGAAGAAGAGATTAAAAACACCAAGTACAACAAAGCAACACAACACCACATCGGGAAGCTAAAAGCAAAAATAGCCTGCCTCAGAGACAAAAAACTGAAACAGAAGGGAGGAAAAGGCGGCGCCGGATTCGGGGTGAAAAAGAGCGGAGATGCAACGATAGGCATAGTCGGGTTCCCTTCGGTAGGAAAATCAACTCTTATTAATCGCCTAACAAATGCGGAAAGTAAGATAGGCAGCTATGATTTTACCACCACATCCGTAATCCCAGGAGTTATGGAGTATGGTGGGTGCAAAATACAAATTCTCGACCTCCCTGGAATAATTTACGGTGCATCTGAGGGAAAGGGGGAAGGAAGAAGAATTATCTCAATTGCAAGAGCGGCTGATCTCCTCCTTATAATGGTTGATGCCGGAGATTTATCACAGCTTGATTTTATAAGGAATGAATTGTGGCTCTCGGGGATAAGGATAAACCAGAAACCACCTAATGTAACTATAAAGAAAAAGGACAGAGGAGGTATATCAATAGAACTCTCCAGGAAAGCAAAAATAGACTGTGAAACAGCAAAGAATATAGCTCAGGAATACCTAATAAACGCCGATATCGTAATAAGAGAAAATGTCGATGAGGAAAGATTGATAGACGCATTATCTGGCAACAGGGTTTACATACCCTCCATCGTGGCAATAAACAAGATAGACATGTCCCGAAAAGGTAAGATAAACATCGCAAGAGATGACAGAACCGTGCTTATTTCCGCAAAGACAGGCTTTGGGATAGAAGAATTGAAAGAAAAAATATTCAATACCCTTACCCTGGTTAGAGTGTACATGAAGCCCGAAGGAAAAGGAGCAGATATGAAACATCCACTTGTTTTAAAAAAAGGTGCGAAAATAGAGGATGTCTGCCGCAAAATTCATCGTGAGTTCGTTAAAAATTTTAGATATGCCGCGGTCTGGGGACCTTCGGCATCGTTTCCTGGCCAGAGAGTGGGAATGAATCACAAAGTTGAAGATGGAGACATCATAACAATAGCAACCCGGTAA
- a CDS encoding YbhB/YbcL family Raf kinase inhibitor-like protein → MVFQIESPAFKEGEIMPAKYTCDGLDISPPLKWSDAPESTKSLALICDDPDAPMMTWVHWVIYNIPPEKGELPEGVPKTETIEGVEKQGKNSWGRFGYGGPCPPGTKPHRYYFKLYAIDIELTIGPGMKKKQLLKAMEGHILAQTELMGRYTRK, encoded by the coding sequence ATGGTATTTCAAATTGAAAGCCCAGCGTTTAAGGAAGGCGAGATAATGCCAGCAAAGTATACCTGTGATGGATTAGACATTTCGCCTCCTCTGAAATGGAGTGATGCCCCTGAGAGTACAAAAAGCCTTGCTCTTATCTGCGACGACCCAGATGCTCCTATGATGACATGGGTACATTGGGTTATATACAATATTCCTCCAGAAAAAGGTGAGTTGCCAGAGGGAGTACCAAAAACAGAAACCATCGAAGGAGTAGAAAAACAAGGTAAAAACAGCTGGGGGAGATTTGGCTATGGTGGTCCGTGCCCACCTGGCACTAAACCACACAGATACTATTTCAAATTATATGCCATCGACATAGAATTGACCATTGGGCCTGGAATGAAAAAGAAACAGTTGCTTAAAGCAATGGAAGGACACATATTAGCCCAAACCGAGCTAATGGGTAGGTACACACGAAAATAA
- a CDS encoding C25 family cysteine peptidase — protein sequence MKLKLFGILVIFVLLASSITVGNKNAVKTLERNNGDKKDYINIKMENISFTRFKGEPILPVQSVTLSFPLGTIIKNVECTPWNCQRKSCLPPELIPVNGGVYSILKEGKTYESNEPYPSNWYAYRTAGGLENGIHVTFLNIDIYPMRYIPEENMAMYVSNATITISYEEKNLLSVPDEYDLLIISPLTYKVPLMELVKHKESYGIKTKWVSLSQIYDGNYFPSEGRDSGEKIKYFIKNAIEQWGIEYVLLVGGTGRIPARKVYTYEGSENYFLSDLYYADIYDSNGHFSSWDSNENGYYGEYNHSGNMDVMDLYPDVYVGRLPCRSVFEAYIVVNKIITYEKMEKGSWFNKMIVVGGDSFNDSQWGTDYYEGEITVEKSLEYMEDFVPIKILGSKGNLSTDNIIKEFSNGAGFINFEGHGNYLSWATHPPHEYGTWIGISAQDIPKLKNGKKLPVVVVGGCHTSELKKFYECFGWRLVRAIGGGGIASTGFTSLSWGADDDVNGNGKPDIIEYASGYIDTLFFKKYGEEGINVLGRAFGDSITEYLNTSPVEWNNAFLDIWDCKTVSSWILFGDPSLKIGGYGGYGT from the coding sequence ATGAAACTAAAATTGTTCGGCATATTGGTTATTTTTGTACTGTTGGCCAGCAGTATAACCGTCGGGAATAAAAACGCGGTGAAAACACTGGAGAGGAATAACGGCGACAAAAAGGATTATATAAACATCAAAATGGAGAACATATCTTTCACACGATTTAAGGGGGAGCCCATTTTGCCTGTACAATCCGTCACCTTGTCATTTCCGCTTGGAACCATAATAAAGAATGTGGAATGCACACCATGGAACTGCCAAAGAAAATCGTGCCTGCCCCCAGAGCTTATACCGGTGAACGGAGGAGTTTACAGCATTCTCAAGGAAGGCAAAACATATGAAAGCAACGAACCGTATCCTTCAAACTGGTATGCTTACAGGACAGCAGGTGGACTTGAGAATGGAATACATGTAACATTCCTTAACATAGATATCTACCCCATGAGATACATTCCGGAAGAAAACATGGCTATGTATGTAAGCAATGCAACCATTACTATTTCCTATGAAGAAAAGAATCTTCTGTCTGTCCCGGATGAATATGACTTGCTTATCATAAGCCCCCTCACCTATAAGGTTCCACTGATGGAGCTGGTTAAACATAAAGAAAGCTATGGAATAAAAACGAAATGGGTCTCCCTTTCACAGATATACGATGGCAATTACTTCCCTTCTGAAGGGAGAGACAGCGGGGAGAAGATAAAATACTTCATTAAAAATGCGATAGAACAATGGGGAATAGAATATGTCCTGCTGGTGGGCGGCACAGGAAGAATACCGGCAAGGAAAGTATATACATATGAAGGTTCTGAGAATTATTTCCTCAGCGATCTTTATTATGCGGATATTTATGATTCCAATGGGCACTTTTCCTCATGGGATAGCAATGAAAATGGCTACTATGGTGAGTACAACCACTCGGGAAATATGGATGTAATGGATTTATACCCAGATGTGTATGTCGGCAGATTGCCATGCAGAAGCGTATTTGAAGCATACATTGTTGTGAATAAAATAATAACATATGAAAAAATGGAGAAAGGGAGTTGGTTCAACAAAATGATTGTCGTTGGAGGGGATTCCTTCAATGATTCACAGTGGGGTACGGATTATTATGAGGGTGAAATAACAGTGGAAAAGTCACTGGAATATATGGAAGATTTTGTACCAATTAAAATTCTTGGCTCTAAAGGAAATCTTTCTACTGACAACATTATAAAGGAGTTCAGCAACGGGGCAGGCTTTATCAATTTTGAAGGTCACGGAAATTATCTCTCATGGGCCACCCACCCGCCCCATGAATATGGCACGTGGATAGGCATCAGCGCGCAGGACATCCCAAAACTAAAAAATGGAAAAAAACTCCCTGTTGTTGTGGTGGGCGGATGCCATACGAGCGAACTGAAAAAATTTTATGAATGTTTCGGATGGAGACTCGTGAGGGCGATAGGCGGAGGGGGGATTGCCTCTACGGGTTTCACCAGCCTTTCCTGGGGAGCAGATGATGATGTTAATGGGAATGGAAAGCCCGATATAATTGAATATGCAAGCGGCTATATAGATACGCTTTTCTTTAAAAAGTATGGGGAAGAGGGGATTAATGTCCTGGGTAGGGCGTTTGGAGATTCTATCACAGAATACCTGAATACCTCCCCGGTGGAATGGAACAATGCCTTTCTGGATATATGGGACTGCAAAACCGTTTCATCATGGATACTTTTTGGCGACCCAAGCCTGAAAATCGGGGGATATGGAGGATATGGCACATAA